One segment of Carya illinoinensis cultivar Pawnee chromosome 13, C.illinoinensisPawnee_v1, whole genome shotgun sequence DNA contains the following:
- the LOC122292540 gene encoding uncharacterized protein LOC122292540: MFEGEKVSSSASLSDLVIHTLRNNPMCTCGSPASLGTSNMPRNPGRAFFGYSKYNKKGLPHCDYFKWADSDQASENELMKIFGEMCQKEEELRKTQAELRKFEEEFRKREEEVRKREEEVRTWMEEV; encoded by the exons ATGTTTGAAGGAGAAAAGGTCTCATCTTCAGCTTCTTTATCTGATCTTGTTATTCATACTTTGAGAAACAACCCAATGTGCACTTGTGGGTCCCCTGCTTCACTTGGAACATCAAATATGCCAAGGAACCCAGGTCGAGCATTCTTTGGGTATTCAAAGTACAATAAGAag GGGTTACCACACTGCGACTATTTCAAATGGGCAGATAGTGATCAGGCAAGCGAAAATGAACTGATGAAAATATTTGGTGAGATGTGTCAGAAGGAAGAAGAGCTTCGGAAAACACAGGCAGAGCTTCGAAAATTTGAGGAAGAGTTtcgaaaaagagaggaagaggtccggaaaagagaggaagaggttcGAACTTGGATGGAAGAGGTATGA